In Solanum stenotomum isolate F172 chromosome 6, ASM1918654v1, whole genome shotgun sequence, one DNA window encodes the following:
- the LOC125868667 gene encoding uncharacterized protein LOC125868667, with protein sequence MVETKDDEIEVIGESKNATKKEAEVTQKVVPMPRPLPPFPQRLVQKTEEGKYHRFITMLKQLSINVPLIEALEQMHGYAKIMKDLVTKKRVVSCENNERLQHCSTISIRSLVQKKEDPGAFIILCTIGKIHFSKALCDLGASINLIPFSIYKKLGLGAPNSTAMRLLIVNRTVKKPIGVLQDVLVKVGSFILQVDFVILDCEVDFEVPINLGRPFLATGVP encoded by the coding sequence ATGGTAGAAACAAAGgatgatgagattgaggttaTTGGAGAGTCTAAAAATGCTACAAAGAAGGAAGCAGAGGTAACCCAAAAGGTTgttcccatgcctagacctctACCTCCAttcccacagaggttagtgcAAAAGACCGAAGAAGGAAAATATCACAGGTTTATaactatgttgaaacaactttccatcaatgtcCCGTTGAttgaagctttggagcaaatgcatGGGTATGCAAAGATCATGAAGGACTTGGTGACCAAAAAGAGGGTTGTCAGTTGTGAGAATAATGAGAGGTTGCAGCATTGTAGTACCATTTCTATAAGATCATTGGTgcaaaagaaagaggatcctggAGCATTCATTATTCTGTGCACCATCGGTAAGATTCACTTTTCAAAGGCCTTATGTGATTTAGGAGCCAGCATTAATCTGATTCCATTTTCTATCTACAAGAAGTTAGGTTTAGGGGCTCCAAATTCAACTGCGATGCGGCTACTCATTGTCAatagaactgtgaagaagcCCATTGGTGTTCTCCAAGATGTCCTTGTGAAGGTGGGGTCATTCATTTTACAGGTGGACTTTGTGATACTAGATTGTGAAGTTGACTTTGAGGTTCCCATAAActtagggagaccattccttgctactGGCGTGCCTTAG
- the LOC125867980 gene encoding protein disulfide-isomerase-like has product MMKALVLAALLAVTAFAAENEVVWTLDHTNYSEIISQHKMIVVQFYAPWCGYCEQLAPKYEEAASVLNNHDPAVILAKMDTTIPENAELARNYTINGVPSIKIFRNGGKTVHDYKGTRETEGIIAYLKKHGGPASLEIKTKEDAATFIDEKKIVVAGIFPQLSLEKIINFTALAEDLRVDYDFVHTLDAKLLPRGGLVDKPSIRLFKPFDELYADFEDFQLEAMQNFIEETSVPIMAILDDNPENQQFVNHFLHSPGDKVFLFLNFSTDLDAFKSKYYDLALSYKGKETNFLLGDAETGKRALQYFGLDTDQAPLIFVLSMGGTKYVQRHVQPDNLASWLKDCKDGKLKPYLKSQPIPEFNNETVKVVVAETLDDMVFNSGKDVLLEFYQLGCRYCEEFAPVLDEIALSFEKDPHVVIAKIDATENDIPRDVFEVEGFPTLYLRSATGSLSRFEGNRTKDAIIEFIQTNRGSPAFDFSISQTQTDSVKDEL; this is encoded by the exons ATGATGAAAGCTCTTGTTTTAGCAGCTCTTCTTGCTGTTACTGCTTTTGCAGCTGAAAATGAGGTTGTATGGACTTTGGACCATACTAATTACTCTGAAATTATTTCCCAGCACAAGATGATCGTTGTTCAGTTCTATGCCCCATG GTGTGGATACTGCGAGCAACTTGCGCCAAAG TACGAAGAAGCAGCTTCGGTGTTGAATAATCATGATCCTGCAGTTATTCTTGCTAAAATGGATACAACAATTCCAGAAAATGCTGAACTTGCAAGAAATTACACCATTAATGGTGTTCCAAGCATTAAGATCTTCCGTAATGGTGGCAAGACGGTTCATGATTACAAAGGTACTCGTGAGACAGAGGGTATAATTGCTTATTTGAAAAAACATGGGGGCCCTGCATCTCTTGAAATCAAAACCAAGGAAGATGCTGCAACCTTTATTGATGAGAAAAAGATTGTTGTT gctGGCATATTTCCACAGCTCTCTTTAGAGAAGATCATCAATTTCACTGCTTTAGCTGAAGATTTACGAGTAGATTACGATTTTGTTCACACACTTGATGCCAAACTCCTTCCTCGTGGTGGGCTGGTTGATAAGCCATCTATCCGTCTATTTAAGCCATTTGATGAACTTTATGCTGATTTCGAG GATTTTCAACTTGAGGCAATGCAGAATTTCATTGAAGAAACTAGTGTTCCAATCATGGCTATTCTTGATGATAATCCAGAAAACCAGCAATTTGTTAATCACTTTTTGCATAGTCCAGGAGACAAG GTATTTCTATTTCTGAACTTCAGCACTGATCTGGATGCTTTCAAGTCCAAGTACTATGATCTTGCACTCAGTTACAAGGGAAAGGAAACAAACTTCCTCTTGGGAGATGCTGAGACTGGTAAAAGGGCCCTTCAG TATTTTGGATTGGACACTGATCAGGCACCTTTAATCTTCGTACTTTCCATGGGTGGCACAAAATACGTTCAGCGACATGTACAACCCGATAACCTTGCATCTTGGTTGAAGGATTGTAAG GATGGAAAGTTGAAGCCATACTTGAAGTCACAGCCTATTCCAGAATTTAACAATGAAACTGTGAAGGTGGTGGTTGCAGAGACTCTTGACGATATGGTGTTCAATTCGGGGAAAGATG TACTGTTAGAGTTCTATCAACTTGGGTGTAGATATTGTGAGGAGTTTGCTCCGGTCTTGGATGAAATAGCTCTCTCATTTGAAAAAGATCCTCATGTCGTGATTGCTAAAATT GATGCAACCGAAAATGATATACCTCGTGACGTATTTGAAGTTGAAGGATTCCCAACTTTATACTTGAGATCTGCAACGGGTAGTTTGTCACGGTTCGAGGGTAATAGAACAAAAGATGCCATTATTGAATTTATCCAGACAAACAGAGGTAGCCCGGCCTTTGATTTTAGCATATCACAAACTCAAACAGATTCAGTGAAGGATGAGTTGTAA
- the LOC125868666 gene encoding uncharacterized protein LOC125868666, whose amino-acid sequence MAEIQTLESKFIQLGISEKGGMLASIEVRPTFVEEIKAKQFEDESLDDXANVVADALSQMAVSMGSLVCLGVFKRPLSKEIQTLESKFIQLGISEKGGMLASIEVRPTFVEEIKVKQFEDESLDDLRKMTVYGKAQDVVLDVGGVLSFKGRICVPRVDDLIQKMLAKSHGSRYSIHPGVTKMYRDLK is encoded by the exons ATGGCG GAgattcaaaccttggagtcGAAGTTCATCCAATTGGGCATCTCAGAGAAAGGTGGGATGTTAGCCAGCATTGAGGTTAGGCCTACTTTcgttgaggagatcaaggccaaacagtttgaggatgagagtCTGGATGATNAGGCTAACGTAGTGGCAGACGCATTAAGCCAGAtggcggtgagtatgggtagtctagttTGCTTGGGTGTGTTTAAGCGACCTTTGTCCAAGGAgattcaaaccttggagtctaagttcatcCAATTGGGCATCTCAGAGAAAGGTGGGATGTTAGCCAGCATTGAGGTTAGGCCTACTTTCGttgaggagatcaaggtcaaacagtttgaggatgagagtCTGGATGATCTAAGAAAGATGACAGTGTatggtaaggcacaagatgTGGTTCTTGATGTGGGTGGTGTACTCAGTTTTAAGGGAAGAATTTGCGTTCCCCGAGTGGATGACTTGATCCAAAAGATGTTGGCAAAATCTCATGGTTcgcggtattccattcatccaggtgtgaccaagatgtaccgagactTGAAATGA